The proteins below come from a single Hypomesus transpacificus isolate Combined female unplaced genomic scaffold, fHypTra1 scaffold_91, whole genome shotgun sequence genomic window:
- the nktr gene encoding NK-tumor recognition protein isoform X3: MGVKDCPQCYFDVELNREPVGRIVCQLFSDVCPKTSKNFLSLCTGEKGTGKTTGKKLCFKGSTFHRVVKNFMIQGGDFTEGNGRGGESIYGGYFEDENFILKHDRAFLLSMANRGKDTNGSQFFITTKSAPHLDGPYADVRVIDCGQLITKSANDVLETKRKRTSYSADSSLSFQDTSKSSSPMESDSGSDQKQRHRKSSTKSKRSKRRGMSKRGTPNDGAPPTIRRPVDGHMVGAEEKEGEYGEKEQGVRREKPVVRPEEIPPVPENRFLLRRDMPTQEQKPYIMVQEASTLPNDVKPTITKSGRKIKGRGTMRYHTPPGSKSHSASEEERGHSETPPHWKEEMQRTKNYQPPSVEKWSKGKKFNDRSSSRWDESDSAWSLSTRCSLDDSSERSSQNHRRKKVKKKAKRKKAKKHKHAKRRKSFKRKPVVSEAEKSLSSGRHSKVSSHPESVSQSPSHFQYTQRWSPRKKRGKRYRSSLCRESQSNSRLSSLSRSRSRGKISSYSKSSSRSRSTSRSRAISRSLSRSRSRSKYSSSISPKSPRMAKLANIGKPKPENLVQESVKCGEIKTTFVTSTPTPEITPVIPMSDSPPPSRWKPDQKPWKPSYVRIQEIKGPKMDTTSLGIFEQAANSSKEVKPLITQKQYPENSHSERSQKNKRHRCKRWSRSGSSRSSTYSRSYRQSKSRRRSRSRLRSPGHYDILSSSHSRSDSNDSRKRSSYKRKSLDKGWKWYYSALKRIYNLDKYITIPNTSNPISESVDESRRECSPDLRRTTSTGCSPLKPSMDGHSQEEEAKHMSLPLEKHNSLSEMDGDGEKLGKNINHRPRGKADKIIDKKLTAHVGWDSESESVKMQNKMVAAEHKHVPQKEEGEASSESEKDNIVPLHIKLIKKPEREAETEKYKIRKKAKRKHKHKRRSVTKLSSHRLKEKKSKRKFQNLRETFHWQPPLEFGEEEEEDDSQKEKCPNQKLVFVKGDLARDVKRKPGKSPGLEYVCQGNNVSKQPKPSCTEYQQEMTKELKAKQSVQANSKQCACKDISDNKMGICSSHLPKMLDNTESLDDMELCSPERSTPEPPVLSNKLHENTFTTSSHKRTHDCDTLPRPLLNQQQSLTSGSTDMVASGKHGEIVQGKTTRAVFDLKWKPLKGMAAVPAENPTPVAVKNTRTQENMASQGFRIEIKSKSRVRPGSLFDEVRKTARLNQRPRNQDSSSEERSLSETRNRGGSWSRSPRKSGSVSSQRSFSRGRSKFYSRSRSRSWSSSSSSRSHTSSRRRHSRVRSQSRNSTYGSYRSCSRTYSRSHSRSRSYGRHRRSRSDSNYSYSSRSRSRSTGRRYGGHRRSTSYRSSNRHSRSSCSSSHSSSRDGRHSHSSRYS; this comes from the exons GTGAAAAGGGAACTGGAAAAACCACTGGGAAAAAGCTGTGCTTCAAAGGCTCCACATTTCACAGAGTTGTGAAGAACTTCATGATTCAAGGAGGAGACTTCACTGAAG GAAacggaagagggggagagtctATATACGGTGGCTACTTTGAGG ATGAGAACTTCATTCTTAAACATGACAGAGCCTTCCTACTGTCGATGGCCAACCGGGGGAAAGATACTAATGGTTCCCAATTCTTCAT CACAACTAAATCAGCACCGCATCTAGATGG GCCCTATGCTGATGTCAGAGTGATTGACTGTGGACAGCTGATCACAAAGTCTGCTAATGATG TTCTTGAGACCAAGAGAAAAAGAACATCCTACTCTGCAGACTCCTCCCTTAGTTTTCAGGACACTTCTAAATCCTCCTCTCCCATGGAGTCTGATAGTGGATCAGACCAAAAACAAAGACACCGCAAGAGCAGCACCAAGAGCAAGCGGTCAAAGAGAAGGGGCATGTCGAAACGGGGGACCCCTAATGATGGAGCACCACCTACCATAAGAAG GCCTGTGGATGGACACATGGTGGGGGCAGAAGAAAAGGAAGGAGAGtatggagagaaggagcaggGTGTGAGGAGAGAAAAACCTGTAGTTCGACCAGAAGAGATCCCACCAGTGCCAGAGAACCGTTTTTTACTTAGAAGGGACATGCCCACACAGGAACAGAAGCCATACAT TATGGTTCAAGAAGCATCTACCCTTCCAAATGACGTAAAACCGACAATCACAAAATCTGGACGTAAGATCAAAGGCAGAGGGACAATG AGGTATCATACGCCACCAGGGTCGAAGTCCCACTCTGCgtctgaggaagagaggggacacAGTGAAACTCCACCACACTGGAAAGAGGAGATGCAGAGAACTAAGAATTATCAGCCTCCCAGTGTTGAGAAATGGAGCAAAGGAAAAAA ATTTAATGACCGTTCTTCGAGCAGATGGGATGAAAGTGACTCTGCATGGTCTCTGTCAACCAGATGCTCATTGGACGACAGCTCTGAGAGGTCCAGCCAGAACCACAGACGcaagaaagtaaaaaaaaaggctAAACGCAAGAAGGCTAAAAAGCACAAACATGCCAAGAGACGCAAAAGCTTCAAACGCAAACCTGTTGTCTCTGAGGCTGAGAAGTCCCTGTCCTCGGGTAGACACTCAAAGGTTTCCAGTCACCCTGAAAGTGTATCCCAATCGCCATCCCACTTTCAATACACACAAAGATGGTCCCCTAGGAAGAAGAGAGGCAAGAGATATCGGTCTTCCTTGTGTAGGGAATCGCAGTCCAATTCTCGGTTGTCCTCTCTCAGTCGTTCCAGATCTCGTGGGAAGATTAGCTCCTATTCAAAGTCTAGTTCCAGAAGTAGATCGACGTCTCGGTCTCGAGCCATATCCCGGTCACTCTCTAGATCAAGATCTAGGTCCAAGTACAGTTCATCAATATCTCCAAAATCCCCCAGAATGGCCAAGCTTGCCAACATTGGCAAACCAAAGCCAGAGAACCTGGTCCAGGAATCAGTCAAGTGTGGAGAGATCAAGACTACATTTGTCACTTCCACCCCAACCCCTGAAATTACCCCTGTCATCCCCATGAGTGACAGTCCCCCACCTTCACGCTGGAAACCTGACCAGAAGCCCTGGAAGCCTTCCTATGTGCGCATCCAGGAGATCAAGGGCCCAAAGATGGACACAACTTCTCTAGGCATTTTTGAGCAGGCCGCCAATAGTTCGAAAGAGGTCAAACCCTTGATTACTCAAAAACAATACCCAGAAAATTCCCACAGTGAAAGGAGCCAAAAAAACAAGAGGCACAGATGCAAGAGATGGTCACGCAGTGGGTCGTCCAGAAGCAGTACATACAGTCGATCGTATCGTCAATCCAAAAGTAGGCGGAGATCCAGGTCTAGGTTGCGATCTCCTGGTCATTATGACATCCTGTCATCCTCTCACAGTAGGTCTGACTCCAATGACTCTCGAAAGAGAAGCAGTTATAAAAGAAAGTCTCTAGACAAAGGATGGAAGTGGTATTACAGTGCTCTGAAAAGAATCTATAATTTAGATAAGTATATTACCATCCCCAATACTTCAAATCCTATTTCAGAGTCTGTTGATGAATCAAGGAGGGAATGCAGTCCTGATCTCAGACGCACCACCTCAACGGGATGCAGTCCTTTGAAACCGTCAATGGATGGCCATTCCCAGGAAGAGGAGGCAAAACATATGTCATTGCCATTGGAGAAGCACAATAGTTTATCTGAAATGGATGGTGACGGGGAAAAACTTGGCAAAAACATCAATCACAGACCACGAGGGAAAGCTGACAAAATTATTGATAAGAAGTTGACAGCTCATGTAGGGTGGGATTCTGAGAGTGAATCTGTGAAAATGCAGAACAAGATGGTAGCCGCTGAGCATAAGCATGTCCCACAGAAAGAGGAGGGTGAGGCCAGTTCAGAGTCAGAGAAAGACAACATTGTGCCTTTACACATCAAATTGATAAAAAAGCCTGAGAGGGAAGCAGAAACGGAGAAGTACAAGATCCGTAAGAAGGCTAAACGGAAGCATAAACACAAGAGGAGAAGCGTCACAAAACTAAGCTCTCACAGATTGAAGGAAAAGAAATCCAAGAGGAAATTTCAGAATCTGAGAGAAACATTCCACTGGCAGCCACCACTGGAGtttggggaggaagaggaggaagacgatTCTCAGAAAGAGAAATGTCCAAACCAGAAACTTGTCTTTGTTAAGGGTGACTTAGCAAGAGATGTAAAAAGAAAACCAGGCAAGTCTCCTGGCCTTGAATATGTCTGCCAGGGCAATAATGTTTCAAAACAGCCAAAGCCTTCTTGTACGGAATACCAGCAAGAGATGACCAAAGAACTGAAAGCAAAACAAAGTGTTCAAGCTAACTCAAAACAATGTGCATGCAAAGATATCTCTGATAACAAAATGGGAATTTGCAGTTCACATTTGCCAAAGATGCTTGATAACACTGAGTCCTTAGATGATATGGAGCTCTGCAGCCCAGAACGCAGCACCCCTGAGCCTCCTGTTCTTTCAAACAAACTACATGAAAATACTTTCACAACCTCCTCGCACAAACGAACACATGATTGTGATACTCTGCCTCGACCTCTTCTCAATCAACAACAGTCTTTAACCTCGGGGTCCACAGATATGGTAGCTAGCGGAAAACATGGAGAAATTGTCCAAGGAAAAACTACCAGAGCTGTATTTGACCTCAAATGGAAGCCTCTAAAAGGAATGGCAGCTGTCCCAGCAGAAAACCCAACCCCAGTGGCTGTaaagaacacaagaacacagGAAAACATGGCATCCCAAGGGTTCAGGATAGAAATTAAAAGTAAAAGCCGGGTCCGGCCGGGATCCTTATTTGACGAGGTCCGAAAGACTGCCAGACTAAACCAGAGGCCCAGGAACCAAGACAGCTCCAGTGAGGAGAGATCCCTATCTGAGACTAGAAACAGGGGAGGGTCATGGAGCCGGTCCCCCAGAAAGTCCGGCTCAGTCTCCAGCCAAAGGTCCTTTTCCAGAGGCCGGTCAAAGTTCTACAGCAGATCCAGGAGCCGGTCATGGAGCTCCAGCTCTTCTTCAAG GAGTCACACCAGTAGTCGAAGGAGACACAGTCGAGTGCGGTCTCAGTCTCGCAACAGTACATATGGCAGTTACAGGAGCTGCAG TCGGACATACAGTAGAAGCCATTCTAGGAGTCGCTCGTACGGGCGGCATAGGAGGTCCAG GTCAGACTCCAACTACAGCTACTCCAGTCGCAGCCGGAGCCGGAGCACAGGCAGGAGATATGGAGGTCATAGACGGAGTACCAGCTACAGAAGCTCAAACCGCCACTCCAG GTCTTCTTGCTCCTCCAGTCACAGCTCATCCAGAGATGGACGTCATAGTCACAGTAGTAGGTACAGCTGA
- the nktr gene encoding NK-tumor recognition protein isoform X2: protein MGVKDCPQCYFDVELNREPGEKGTGKTTGKKLCFKGSTFHRVVKNFMIQGGDFTEGNGRGGESIYGGYFEDENFILKHDRAFLLSMANRGKDTNGSQFFITTKSAPHLDGVHVVFGLVISGFEVIKKIEGLKTDSASRPYADVRVIDCGQLITKSANDVLETKRKRTSYSADSSLSFQDTSKSSSPMESDSGSDQKQRHRKSSTKSKRSKRRGMSKRGTPNDGAPPTIRRPVDGHMVGAEEKEGEYGEKEQGVRREKPVVRPEEIPPVPENRFLLRRDMPTQEQKPYIMVQEASTLPNDVKPTITKSGRKIKGRGTMRYHTPPGSKSHSASEEERGHSETPPHWKEEMQRTKNYQPPSVEKWSKGKKFNDRSSSRWDESDSAWSLSTRCSLDDSSERSSQNHRRKKVKKKAKRKKAKKHKHAKRRKSFKRKPVVSEAEKSLSSGRHSKVSSHPESVSQSPSHFQYTQRWSPRKKRGKRYRSSLCRESQSNSRLSSLSRSRSRGKISSYSKSSSRSRSTSRSRAISRSLSRSRSRSKYSSSISPKSPRMAKLANIGKPKPENLVQESVKCGEIKTTFVTSTPTPEITPVIPMSDSPPPSRWKPDQKPWKPSYVRIQEIKGPKMDTTSLGIFEQAANSSKEVKPLITQKQYPENSHSERSQKNKRHRCKRWSRSGSSRSSTYSRSYRQSKSRRRSRSRLRSPGHYDILSSSHSRSDSNDSRKRSSYKRKSLDKGWKWYYSALKRIYNLDKYITIPNTSNPISESVDESRRECSPDLRRTTSTGCSPLKPSMDGHSQEEEAKHMSLPLEKHNSLSEMDGDGEKLGKNINHRPRGKADKIIDKKLTAHVGWDSESESVKMQNKMVAAEHKHVPQKEEGEASSESEKDNIVPLHIKLIKKPEREAETEKYKIRKKAKRKHKHKRRSVTKLSSHRLKEKKSKRKFQNLRETFHWQPPLEFGEEEEEDDSQKEKCPNQKLVFVKGDLARDVKRKPGKSPGLEYVCQGNNVSKQPKPSCTEYQQEMTKELKAKQSVQANSKQCACKDISDNKMGICSSHLPKMLDNTESLDDMELCSPERSTPEPPVLSNKLHENTFTTSSHKRTHDCDTLPRPLLNQQQSLTSGSTDMVASGKHGEIVQGKTTRAVFDLKWKPLKGMAAVPAENPTPVAVKNTRTQENMASQGFRIEIKSKSRVRPGSLFDEVRKTARLNQRPRNQDSSSEERSLSETRNRGGSWSRSPRKSGSVSSQRSFSRGRSKFYSRSRSRSWSSSSSSRSHTSSRRRHSRVRSQSRNSTYGSYRSCSRTYSRSHSRSRSYGRHRRSRSDSNYSYSSRSRSRSTGRRYGGHRRSTSYRSSNRHSRSSCSSSHSSSRDGRHSHSSRYS, encoded by the exons GTGAAAAGGGAACTGGAAAAACCACTGGGAAAAAGCTGTGCTTCAAAGGCTCCACATTTCACAGAGTTGTGAAGAACTTCATGATTCAAGGAGGAGACTTCACTGAAG GAAacggaagagggggagagtctATATACGGTGGCTACTTTGAGG ATGAGAACTTCATTCTTAAACATGACAGAGCCTTCCTACTGTCGATGGCCAACCGGGGGAAAGATACTAATGGTTCCCAATTCTTCAT CACAACTAAATCAGCACCGCATCTAGATGG AGTCCATGTGGTATTTGGATTAGTCATCTCAGGTTTTGAGGTGATAAAGAAAATAGAGGGGCTAAAAACAGATTCTGCCAGCAGGCCCTATGCTGATGTCAGAGTGATTGACTGTGGACAGCTGATCACAAAGTCTGCTAATGATG TTCTTGAGACCAAGAGAAAAAGAACATCCTACTCTGCAGACTCCTCCCTTAGTTTTCAGGACACTTCTAAATCCTCCTCTCCCATGGAGTCTGATAGTGGATCAGACCAAAAACAAAGACACCGCAAGAGCAGCACCAAGAGCAAGCGGTCAAAGAGAAGGGGCATGTCGAAACGGGGGACCCCTAATGATGGAGCACCACCTACCATAAGAAG GCCTGTGGATGGACACATGGTGGGGGCAGAAGAAAAGGAAGGAGAGtatggagagaaggagcaggGTGTGAGGAGAGAAAAACCTGTAGTTCGACCAGAAGAGATCCCACCAGTGCCAGAGAACCGTTTTTTACTTAGAAGGGACATGCCCACACAGGAACAGAAGCCATACAT TATGGTTCAAGAAGCATCTACCCTTCCAAATGACGTAAAACCGACAATCACAAAATCTGGACGTAAGATCAAAGGCAGAGGGACAATG AGGTATCATACGCCACCAGGGTCGAAGTCCCACTCTGCgtctgaggaagagaggggacacAGTGAAACTCCACCACACTGGAAAGAGGAGATGCAGAGAACTAAGAATTATCAGCCTCCCAGTGTTGAGAAATGGAGCAAAGGAAAAAA ATTTAATGACCGTTCTTCGAGCAGATGGGATGAAAGTGACTCTGCATGGTCTCTGTCAACCAGATGCTCATTGGACGACAGCTCTGAGAGGTCCAGCCAGAACCACAGACGcaagaaagtaaaaaaaaaggctAAACGCAAGAAGGCTAAAAAGCACAAACATGCCAAGAGACGCAAAAGCTTCAAACGCAAACCTGTTGTCTCTGAGGCTGAGAAGTCCCTGTCCTCGGGTAGACACTCAAAGGTTTCCAGTCACCCTGAAAGTGTATCCCAATCGCCATCCCACTTTCAATACACACAAAGATGGTCCCCTAGGAAGAAGAGAGGCAAGAGATATCGGTCTTCCTTGTGTAGGGAATCGCAGTCCAATTCTCGGTTGTCCTCTCTCAGTCGTTCCAGATCTCGTGGGAAGATTAGCTCCTATTCAAAGTCTAGTTCCAGAAGTAGATCGACGTCTCGGTCTCGAGCCATATCCCGGTCACTCTCTAGATCAAGATCTAGGTCCAAGTACAGTTCATCAATATCTCCAAAATCCCCCAGAATGGCCAAGCTTGCCAACATTGGCAAACCAAAGCCAGAGAACCTGGTCCAGGAATCAGTCAAGTGTGGAGAGATCAAGACTACATTTGTCACTTCCACCCCAACCCCTGAAATTACCCCTGTCATCCCCATGAGTGACAGTCCCCCACCTTCACGCTGGAAACCTGACCAGAAGCCCTGGAAGCCTTCCTATGTGCGCATCCAGGAGATCAAGGGCCCAAAGATGGACACAACTTCTCTAGGCATTTTTGAGCAGGCCGCCAATAGTTCGAAAGAGGTCAAACCCTTGATTACTCAAAAACAATACCCAGAAAATTCCCACAGTGAAAGGAGCCAAAAAAACAAGAGGCACAGATGCAAGAGATGGTCACGCAGTGGGTCGTCCAGAAGCAGTACATACAGTCGATCGTATCGTCAATCCAAAAGTAGGCGGAGATCCAGGTCTAGGTTGCGATCTCCTGGTCATTATGACATCCTGTCATCCTCTCACAGTAGGTCTGACTCCAATGACTCTCGAAAGAGAAGCAGTTATAAAAGAAAGTCTCTAGACAAAGGATGGAAGTGGTATTACAGTGCTCTGAAAAGAATCTATAATTTAGATAAGTATATTACCATCCCCAATACTTCAAATCCTATTTCAGAGTCTGTTGATGAATCAAGGAGGGAATGCAGTCCTGATCTCAGACGCACCACCTCAACGGGATGCAGTCCTTTGAAACCGTCAATGGATGGCCATTCCCAGGAAGAGGAGGCAAAACATATGTCATTGCCATTGGAGAAGCACAATAGTTTATCTGAAATGGATGGTGACGGGGAAAAACTTGGCAAAAACATCAATCACAGACCACGAGGGAAAGCTGACAAAATTATTGATAAGAAGTTGACAGCTCATGTAGGGTGGGATTCTGAGAGTGAATCTGTGAAAATGCAGAACAAGATGGTAGCCGCTGAGCATAAGCATGTCCCACAGAAAGAGGAGGGTGAGGCCAGTTCAGAGTCAGAGAAAGACAACATTGTGCCTTTACACATCAAATTGATAAAAAAGCCTGAGAGGGAAGCAGAAACGGAGAAGTACAAGATCCGTAAGAAGGCTAAACGGAAGCATAAACACAAGAGGAGAAGCGTCACAAAACTAAGCTCTCACAGATTGAAGGAAAAGAAATCCAAGAGGAAATTTCAGAATCTGAGAGAAACATTCCACTGGCAGCCACCACTGGAGtttggggaggaagaggaggaagacgatTCTCAGAAAGAGAAATGTCCAAACCAGAAACTTGTCTTTGTTAAGGGTGACTTAGCAAGAGATGTAAAAAGAAAACCAGGCAAGTCTCCTGGCCTTGAATATGTCTGCCAGGGCAATAATGTTTCAAAACAGCCAAAGCCTTCTTGTACGGAATACCAGCAAGAGATGACCAAAGAACTGAAAGCAAAACAAAGTGTTCAAGCTAACTCAAAACAATGTGCATGCAAAGATATCTCTGATAACAAAATGGGAATTTGCAGTTCACATTTGCCAAAGATGCTTGATAACACTGAGTCCTTAGATGATATGGAGCTCTGCAGCCCAGAACGCAGCACCCCTGAGCCTCCTGTTCTTTCAAACAAACTACATGAAAATACTTTCACAACCTCCTCGCACAAACGAACACATGATTGTGATACTCTGCCTCGACCTCTTCTCAATCAACAACAGTCTTTAACCTCGGGGTCCACAGATATGGTAGCTAGCGGAAAACATGGAGAAATTGTCCAAGGAAAAACTACCAGAGCTGTATTTGACCTCAAATGGAAGCCTCTAAAAGGAATGGCAGCTGTCCCAGCAGAAAACCCAACCCCAGTGGCTGTaaagaacacaagaacacagGAAAACATGGCATCCCAAGGGTTCAGGATAGAAATTAAAAGTAAAAGCCGGGTCCGGCCGGGATCCTTATTTGACGAGGTCCGAAAGACTGCCAGACTAAACCAGAGGCCCAGGAACCAAGACAGCTCCAGTGAGGAGAGATCCCTATCTGAGACTAGAAACAGGGGAGGGTCATGGAGCCGGTCCCCCAGAAAGTCCGGCTCAGTCTCCAGCCAAAGGTCCTTTTCCAGAGGCCGGTCAAAGTTCTACAGCAGATCCAGGAGCCGGTCATGGAGCTCCAGCTCTTCTTCAAG GAGTCACACCAGTAGTCGAAGGAGACACAGTCGAGTGCGGTCTCAGTCTCGCAACAGTACATATGGCAGTTACAGGAGCTGCAG TCGGACATACAGTAGAAGCCATTCTAGGAGTCGCTCGTACGGGCGGCATAGGAGGTCCAG GTCAGACTCCAACTACAGCTACTCCAGTCGCAGCCGGAGCCGGAGCACAGGCAGGAGATATGGAGGTCATAGACGGAGTACCAGCTACAGAAGCTCAAACCGCCACTCCAG GTCTTCTTGCTCCTCCAGTCACAGCTCATCCAGAGATGGACGTCATAGTCACAGTAGTAGGTACAGCTGA